From the Brachybacterium sillae genome, the window GAACCGTCGGGCCGTCGCTGGAGTTCCACCAGGAACGGCAGATCAGTGTACTGCGTTGCATACGACAGGAACGACGGGGTCGGCGAGTCGACATAGAACTCCCGCAGGATCGTGTGCCCCATCGCCAAGGCGAGTGCCGCGTCGGTGCCGGGCTTCGGTGCAAGCCACTCATCCGCGAACTTGACGTTTTCCGCGTAGTCGGGGGCCACGGAGACGACCTTCTGGCCGCGGTAGCGCGCCTCCGCCATCCAGTGGGCATCCGGAGTCCGCGTCAGCGGCACGTTAGAGCCCCACATGATGAGGTAGGAGGCATCCCACCAGTCCCCGGATTCCGGCACGTCCGTCTGGTCGCCGAATACCTGCGGAGAGGCGGGCGGCAGATCGGCATACCAGTCGTAGAACGACAGCATGGAGCCGCCGATCAGCTGATGGAACCGCGCCCCTGAGGAAAACGACACCTGGCTCATCGCCGGGATCGGCGAGAACCCCACGGTGCGGTCTGGCCCGTATTCCTTGACGGTGTGCACGTACGCGGCAGCGACCATTTCGACGGCCTCGTCCCACGACGCACGGACCAGGCCGCCCTTGCCTCGGGCCGACTTGTAGCGCCGAGCCTTCTCCGGCGAGGAGACAATCGCGCGCCAGGCCTCGACCGGGTCATTATTGGGCGCTGCGGCCTTCTCCTCGCGGAACATACGCAGCAGTTCGGACCGCACATACGGGTAGCGCACGCGCGTCGGCGAATAGGTGTACCAGGAGAACGAGGCGCCACGGGGGCAGCCTCGCGGCTCATACTCCGGGCGATCCGGCCCGGCGGATGGGTAGTCGGTCTCCTGAGACTCCCAGGTGATCACGCCGTCTTTGACGTACACCTTCCAGGAACATGATCCGGTGCAGTTCACCCCGTGCGTCGAGCGCACGACCTTGTCATGGCTCCAGCGTTCCCGGTAGAAGGAGTCACCGCGGCGACCCCCCACCCGATGGGTCTCCCGATTGTCGTCACTGATCCGTTCTGAGCGGGTGAAGAAGCGCCGTGCACCGATCAGCGCGTCAGCGAGAGGCCCATCCAGGCCGGGTCGATCATCGGACGTCGTCGTCATCATGTTCTCCTAGCGCGAATTTCGGTGGTGTCAGTGAACGGTGTCGGCTGACCGAGCGCCCTTGGCAACCCACAGCGTCACCGCTATGGCGCCCAGAGTGGCGAGCAGCAGCATGATGATTCCCAGCGAGTAGCTCCCGGTGGAGCGGTGCACCGCGGCCATCACCAGCGGCGGGACGAAGCCACCGATGCCACCGGCCGCGCCGACGAATCCCGTCACCGAACCCACAACCGACGGCTCCGTGGTGGCCGCCACCAGGGCAAACACCGCGCCAGACCCCAGGCCGAGCCCCGCGGCCATGAGAATGAACGCGGCCGTTCCGATCGGCATGAGCGGCGGCTGGAACGCGAGGACGGCAGCACCCAGCGCCACCGCCGTGTACGAGATGAGCAGCGTCCGAGCGGGCCCGATGCGGTCGGAGAAGATGCCTCCCAGCGGTCGCATGATCACTGCGACGATCACGAATCCGGCCATGCGCAGAGCAGCATCGCCGATCTCCAGGCCGTACCAGGTGCGCAGCATCGTCGGCAGGAACACCGAGAACGCGACGTAACCACCGAAGGCCAACGCGTACAGATAGCAAGCCTGCCAGGTGAGCTTCAGACGCATCACCGCGAGCGATTGCTGGACCACGTTGCGACGAGCGGGTGTCCAGTCCGGGGCCGTCGGCAGCAGGAACCATGCGAGCACGGCGTAGGCGACCAGGGCCACCGCAGTCAGCACGAACGGAGCAGCAGACCCGACGTTT encodes:
- a CDS encoding nitrate/nitrite transporter translates to MERSFIPAHSAPPNSSTLPAGALRALILATLGFGLNFWAWALLSPLGPRFVEQNIIPGAALVVAIPVLVGSLGRIPIGALTDRFGGRLMFPIVSLITVIPVLFLGFFGQGSYSTLLLGGFFLGIAGTTFAIGVPYVNSWFPPARRGMATGIYGMGMRGTAISAFTTVPLVENVGSAAPFVLTAVALVAYAVLAWFLLPTAPDWTPARRNVVQQSLAVMRLKLTWQACYLYALAFGGYVAFSVFLPTMLRTWYGLEIGDAALRMAGFVIVAVIMRPLGGIFSDRIGPARTLLISYTAVALGAAVLAFQPPLMPIGTAAFILMAAGLGLGSGAVFALVAATTEPSVVGSVTGFVGAAGGIGGFVPPLVMAAVHRSTGSYSLGIIMLLLATLGAIAVTLWVAKGARSADTVH